One Lepisosteus oculatus isolate fLepOcu1 chromosome 13, fLepOcu1.hap2, whole genome shotgun sequence genomic region harbors:
- the LOC107079142 gene encoding probable G-protein coupled receptor 148, translated as MNISNSTDDKHNTEETMKTYVHLLAFIFTFVFSYCIMRTIRKEAALRNQVRYILLCHHLICVVAFFGVGILFHGLRMFRVAVPRIVCWIIFDIQVTLGRGIILTLTLMALNTCLSVCAPLRYLSIIHSLKGKVIIITWILATLNPVWSTIQASCTVQLTYLTERDPTCPTALHGTDSRIAAIVFLSLLSLLIIFSYCLIYREGKRAGHFSRSNIRGRKTILIHSLQMSLHIIPTFIILATVRKPFEVKLLSFLVFSVAQALSPIVFGLRSKELKSKLPEIKLSCRWICGLKNCNKIMDTEGNQPSVSVLNDSESYE; from the coding sequence ATGAACATATCCAACAGCACAGATGACAAACATAATACTGAAGAAACAATGAAGACCTATGTACACCTGCTGGCTTTTATCTTCACCTTTGTTTTCAGCTATTGCATCATGCGGACCATCAGGAAAGAAGCAGCTCTGAGGAATCAGGTCCGGTACATTCTTCTCTGCCACCATCTCATCTGCGTTGTGGCTTTCTTTGGAGTAGGCATTTTGTTCCATGGCCTACGGATGTTTAGAGTGGCTGTTCCCAGGATTGTCTGCTGGATTATATTTGACATCCAGGTAACATTAGGGAGGGGGATCATCTTGACTTTGACACTGATGGCTCTCAACACATGCTTGTCTGTCTGCGCTCCTCTGCGGTACCTGTCCATCATCCACTCTCTAAAGGGCAAAGTCATTATTATTACTTGGATATTGGCAACACTCAACCCAGTCTGGTCCACAATTCAAGCAAGTTGCACTGTGCAGCTGACCTACTTGACAGAAAGAGACCCCACATGCCCAACTGCCCTTCATGGGACAGACTCGCGGATCGCTGCCATAGTTTTCCTTTCTCTGCTTTCCCTGCTCATCATCTTCAGCTACTGCCTGATCTACAGGGAGGGCAAAAGGGCTGGGCACTTCAGCAGGTCTAACATCAGGGGGAGAAAAACCATTCTCATTCACAGCCTGCAAATGAGTTTGCACATCATCCCTACCTTTATCATCCTAGCAACTGTGAGGAAACCCTTTGAGGTTAAATTGCTCAGCTTTTTGGTGTTCTCTGTAGCGCAGGCCTTAAGTCCTATTGTTTTTGGACTAAGAAGCAAGGAGCTTAAAAGTAAGCTTCCAGAGATCAAACTGAGCTGTCGTTGGATTTGTGGCCTTAAGAATTGCAACAAAATTATGGACACAGAGGGAAATCAGCCGTCAGTTTCAGTTCTAAATGACTCTGAATCCTATGAGtga
- the LOC102699163 gene encoding monocarboxylate transporter 14 has translation METNEGEIDSKTEDATEQESGLKSHPDIDGGWGWMIVLASFVSHVLIMGSHMALGILYVEWLEEFKESRGLTAWVGSLTIGITLIVGPVIGLFVSTCGCRKTTIIGGVVTALGWMLSAYASNIYFLFISFGLTAGVGSGMAYLPAVVMVGRYFQRRRALAQGLSTTGTGFGTFIMTLLLKHLCTEYGWRNAMLIHGAVNLNLCVCGALMRPPPSGSGQRKAPDPLEPQGQRQRGMQHEPGGCSMRLDWSEDQGTSREGELKSLSPEDAGVQQQEPENKDRGPVEIIFKEKYPLRMVKTLSQMTNSMKMGFWKWHSSYIGDGSLFSNKVFICFVLWAMFAYCSFVIPFIHLPEIVKLYGFDEENNKIPLTSIIAILHIFGKIFLGLVSDLPYVSAWNVFFVANLAMCVCVFVLPLMHTFAGLAIVCAMMGFSSGYFSVMPVVTEDLVGLNNLANAYGVIICANGISALLGPPVAGWIYDVSGTYDYSFYLSGVLYMVGISFLMLKPCLQKTSTAEERKQGTKASCSS, from the exons ATGGAGACTAATGAAGGAGAGATTGACTCTAAAACAGAGGACGCAACTGAACAGGAGTCTGGACTGAAATCTCACCCAGATATTGATGGAGGCTGGGGATGGATGATTGTTCTGGCTTCCTTTGTGTCCCATGTGCTCATCATGGGCTCCCACATGGCTCTGGGAATTCTCTATGTGGAATGGCTGGAAGAGTTTAAGGAGAGCAGGGGGCTCACAGCTTGGGTGGGGTCTCTAACCATTGGGATAACTCTGATCGTGG GACCGGTTATCGGACTTTTTGTTAGCACGTGTGGCTGCCGAAAGACAACAATAATAGGAGGAGTTGTGACAGCTTTGGGCTGGATGCTCAGCGCATATGCCTCAAacatttactttctttttaTATCCTTTGGCCTGACAGCGG GTGTAGGCAGTGGGATGGCTTACCTGCCTGCGGTGGTCATGGTGGGGCGTTACTTTCAGAGGAGGCGGGCCCTTGCGCAAGGATTGAGCACCACAGGGACAGGGTTCGGCACCTTCATCATGACCCTACTTTTGAAGCACCTCTGCACGGAGTACGGCTGGAGGAATGCCATGCTGATCCACGGGGCGGTCAACCTCAACCTCTGTGTCTGTGGAGCCCTCATGAGGCCTCCTCCGTCAGGCAGCGGGCAACGGAAGGCCCCCGATCCTCTGGAGCCGCAGGGCCAGCGGCAAAGGGGTATGCAACACGAGCCAGGCGGCTGCTCCATGAGACTCGACTGGTCAGAGGATCAAGGCACCAGCCGAGAGGGGGAATTGAAGAGTCTGTCCCCAGAAGACGCCGGCGTCCAGCAGCAGGAACCAGAAAACAAAGACAGAGGCCCAGTGGagatcatttttaaagaaaaatatcccCTTCGCATGGTGAAGACACTAAGCCAGATGACCAACAGTATGAAAATGGGATTCTGGAAGTGGCATtccagttacattggggatggATCCCTTTTCTCCAATAAGGTGTTCATCTGCTTCGTCTTATGGGCGATGTTTGCATACTGCAGCTTTGTCATTCCTTTCATACACCTGCCAGAGATTGTCAAGCTATATGGCTTTGATGAGGAAAACAACAAGATCCCCTTGACCTCCATTATAGCAATTCTTCATATTTTTGGGAAAATTTTCCTGGGTTTGGTTAGTGACCTTCCCTACGTCAGTGCTTGGAACGTGTTTTTCGTTGCGAATCTGGCAATGTGCGTGTGCGTATTTGTGCTGCCTCTCATGCACACATTTGCTGGCTTGGCAATAGTGTGTGCCATGATGGGGTTCTCGAGTGGCTATTTTTCTGTGATGCCGGTTGTGACCGAGGATTTAGTTGGGCTGAATAATCTTGCAAACGCCTATGGTGTTATAATCTGTGCAAACGGCATCTCTGCTTTGTTGGGACCACCAGTTGCAG gCTGGATCTATGATGTGTCAGGGACGTATGATTATTCCTTCTACCTCTCTGGCGTTCTGTACATGGTTGGTATCAGCTTCCTGATGCTGAAACCCTGTCTGCAGAAAACAAGCACCgctgaagaaaggaaacaaggcACTAAAGCTTCATGTTCATCATGA